TAACAGAATGCACGACCTTTACCCGGGTAACAGGTACGAAGGGGATATACTTCTGGACGGCAAGAGCATATTTGACAAGGATGTGGACCTTATAGACCTCAGAAGCAAGGTGGGGATGGTTTTTCAGAAACCCACTCCCTTTCCCATGTCCATATTTGACAACATAGCCTTTGGACTCAGACTAAAAGGTATAAAGGGTAGTGAGCTAAAAGACAGGGTGGAAAAGGCTCTCAAAGACGCAGCTTTGTGGGATGAGGTAAAGGACAGGCTAAAGGAGAGTGCTTTTTCCCTGTCGGGTGGTCAGCAGCAAAGGCTCTGTATAGCAAGAGCCATAGCGGTAGAGCCTGAAGTTCTGCTCTTTGACGAGCCTACCTCCGCTCTGGACCCTATATCCACTGCCAAGATAGAGGAGCTTATAGTAGAACTCAAAAAAAGCATAACCATAGTGATAGTGACCCACAACATGCAGCAGGCGGCAAGAATATCGGATTACACAGGCTTTATGTACTTAGGTGAGCTTGTAGAATTTAACTACACAGAGAAGATATTCACAAAGCCTGACAATAAGCTCACCGAAGACTACATTACAGGTAGGTTCGGATAAGCTATAATTATTATCAGGCGAGGTGCCGGAGTGGACGAACGGGGCGGTCTCGAAAATCGCTGTGGGTTTACAGCCCACCGGGGGTTCGAATCCCTCCCTCGCCGTAAGAGGAAGGGATGAGTTATTTAGTAAGAGAGCTAAAGCCACACTTTGAAAGAAATATACAGCCCTTACTAACCTTGCTTTCAAAAGCACATGTAGACCCTAACGTAATAACTCTTTTGGGTTTAGTTTTTGTCATAGTAGGTTCTTTCTTTCTTTACATGCACACATACTTTTGGAGTTTTGTATTCCTTGCTTTAGGTGGTTTTGCTGACGCCATAGACGGTGCCCTTGCGAGAAAAAACGGCTCTAAGAACGAGTTTGGTGCTTTCTTAGACTCACTTACTGACCGCTTTTCTGACGCTTTTCCACTCATAGCTATAAGCCTCTCTTCCGAGAAGTTATTTTCCTTTATATCCCTGCTGGCTCTGGTTTTCTCCTTTGGAGTTAGCTACGCAAGAGCAAGAGCAGAAGGGCTGGGACACGAGCTAAAGGTGGGACTCTTTGAGAGACCAGAAAGGTGGATAACCTTGCTCCTGGGTATACTCATCGGTGCGATAGAACTTGCCCTGATGGTTATCCTGCTGGGGTCCTTTATAACCCTTATCCAAAGAGTGTACGCCTTTAAAAACCGCACTTCCAGGTGACGCCTTCTAAGGTTTCCTTCCTGTAAGTTTCCACATCCACAATTCCGTCAACACCTTCCCTCTCCTTGTCCAAAAAGCTCCTGAGTAGCTCTCCCAAAAGTTTATAGTACTCCTCCTCCGTTTGCTGTTTTAGTAGGTCCGTAAAAATCCTGTACCACCTGCCCAGGTGATCTCTGAAGAAGGAGGTGATGGCTTTACTGACTATGCTCAGAGCTTCCGCATCGCCCTTTTCTTTCAGATATACCTTCTTCTTTACGAGGTAAGCCATGAATTCAAGCTCTGCCACTAGGCTGTCTGGCTCTACAGATGCTTTAACTTCAAGACCAAAAGCTTTATAAAACCCTTCTATGTCTGCCAGCTCTGCCGCCTTCCTTCCTGCTTTTTCAAGCTCGTAAGCGGTTTCGTTGGCCGGAGCTTTCAGGCTGGTAGAAAACAGAGCGTTCCACTCTCCCTGAAGGTTCAGAAGTCTTTCCTTTGCACCTTTGAGCGCTTTCCTCAGAAGGTCAACATCAAAGTCTATGCCTAAGGCTTTGAGAGAGAGGGAGAGGTCGTCAAGACCCTCCTCAACCTCTTTAAGAGCTTCCTCATATGGATAAGAGAAAGCAACCGAAAGGAAGGTGTAAATGTACATCCTGTAAATATCCATATCACTTACCCTCTATCTTTAAAGGTATCCAGGAGTAGCTCAGGGACTTCCTCGCTCCTACCTCTCCGTTGGAGCCATCCCAGACGGCAAAGGTCACATAGGTTTCCTTACCGGGTCCCCAGTCGGGGTTGCTGGTACTTTCCTCCACAAAGGCTCTTTTAATTACTACATACCACTTGCCATCCTTGTAAACACCTTTCCCCTCAGCTCCTTGGATGTCCTTCCATGTAGAGGAACCAAAACCTTCCGCCACCACCTCTCTGACGGGGGTTTTTAGGGTGTTCTTTCTAAAGACCTTCTCTCCACCTATGTAGTTGAGGGCGTACTGATTAGCCCAGTCTTTTGGATAAATGTAAGGTGGGATGGCATGGGGATACCAGTCATACACAAAGTTTGGGTAGACCTTTACAACATCCGAGTAGCCGTGGTCTATGTTCTCCTGTCTTGCTGCAGTCCAGTGAAGTATGAGCACTCTGTGATCTTTGTCCCCCATCGTTATGGGTACATCTGTGGTTGGTTTGTAAGGTATCTGGACAGCAACCGCATCGGAGAACCTTCCTACCAGGTGAAAGCTGTCTTTGGTCTTATCTTCCCAGACGAGTAAGAAGGCTATGTACTTCCCATCGTTGACGCTCTTGACCGTTATTTTAGTCACAGAAGGCTTTAGTTCCATGGGTGTAGTGACCGCCTGACCTGACAGGGGTACCTCTATCGCTTGAGCGGTATCCCACACTTTACTGAACGGGTCAAGGGGCACTTCCTGAACTTTCTTGGAGACAAGCTCCTGAGCTAAGGCAAAGCCAAGGAGCATCACATTCAGTAGTAAGATCTTAAGCGTCCTCATGGCTTACCTCCTTTTAAGGTATATCCTGCCTTACTACATCAAGCCTTGGGTCCTTGTGAGGTCTGTACTGCAGAGGTTCCACGAGAGGAACTCTGACAATCTCTCTACCCTTTTCATCAAAGGCTATGACCTCGTTGGGACCCACAGCGAAGGAGTAAGGTATTCTTGGTGTTGAGCCAAAAAGGTGCAGCAAAGCTTGAAGTTCAGGTTCTTTACCCTCTCTCATAGCCATGTAAGTCTTCACTGCATGCTCCGCACCCGGTCCGAACATCTGTTTCAGGAATCTGATGGGTACATTTATGGGTGGTATGTAATAAACATTGGGCTCAAGACCTGTCTGGGGATAAATGGGCAGAGCAACCTTCTTTATGTGTACCAGAAAGTCTATGGGGTTTTCTGGTCTTGCCTTCTCCGGTGGGCTTATAAATCCCATCAGCCTTATCTTACCTATGCATGTTATTACGCACTGAGGTTGAAGTCCTTCCTCCACCCTTGGGAAGCATCCTATGCATTTTTGGGATATTCTCGCCACAAAGTTAAACATGGTTTTTTTGTAAGGACAGGCTTTTACACATTCCTGATAGCCTTCGCACCTCTCTGGGTCTATGAGGACTATGCCGTCCTCCTCCCTTTTGTATATGGCCTGTCTTGGGCATGCAGCAACACACGCGGGATAGGTACAGTGATTGCATATCCTCGGAAGGTAAAACATCCATATGGGATGAGGGAAGTTTTCAAGCACGGTTCCTATGTCCACAGGCTCATTCACCTCATCCTCCCCTATGTTGGGATACATCCAGTCCATGTCTTCGGGCTTCCATCCCAAAACTCTCTCACCTTCGGGGGCATCAAAGACGGTCTTTTTATCTCCCTCTAGTAGTTCAAGAAGCTTTGCATCCCATCCGAGGGGATAAAAACCCCAAGGCTTGGTCTCTACATTGTTCCAGAGCATGTACTCCTGACCCCTTCCCGATGTCCATGTGGTCTTGCAAGCTATGGTGCATGTCTGACAGGCTATGCACTTGTTGAGGTCCATAACTACCGCAAACTGTTTCTTTGGTCTCTTTGGCTCGTAAGGATAGCTTACTTCCTTACTTAGTTGCCAGTTAAACGCCTTAGCCATGATAAACCTCCTTACTTTACATACTCTCCCTTTAAATACTTTTTGAGCATTTCGTTGGCTGTCATGGGTCTGTAGCCAAGCCTTACAGGTCTCCACACACCTTTACCGCCTATGCCTCCGTCCTCCGCTTTGGCTATCTTGCAAAAGCCTTCCCTCGGTGCTCCTATAAGTCCATGTACATCAAGCTCAAAACCTTTGCCTATTATCTGACCCATGAGGTTCTTTCTGACAAGGGTATCCGTTTGATATGTAGGCTTAAACCAGCCTCTGGTGATTGACTGGTGGCTACCCCTTCTGTAAAGGGACTGGTAGCCTGTGTTCGGATTTTTGGCAAGTCCGTTGGGATTCTCCTTAGTTCCTCTCACAGAGCCGTGGGAGGAACCGTACATGTTGAACCATATCTTGGCACATCCCGGAGGTGTGTTGTTGGAGGCTCTTGCCCTCAGAAGCAGCCTTCCCACCTCGTAGTCTTCAGGTCTCTTCTGCCAGCCAGCAAAAGGTCTATCCTGAGGGTCCGCATCCACCCACACATAATCCCCATCTTGAATCCCCATCTTTTTGAGGTCTTTGGGGTTTATGTCTATGTAAGCCTCTGACACGAAGGGCATTCTCTTGTCGTGCCTGTATATGTCCCCGAAGGGTCCAAAGAGCAGCACTATTATGTCTGTATCTCCTGTAGTTGTGTGAGCTGAGTGTCTGTACTTGGGCGTGTGGACTATGTGGGTAGCACCGACGGTAACCATGAGAGGATGTTTGGTGTTGGGAAGCTTTTCCGGTGATACAAGAACGTTTCTTGCTTGCCTCCACTCGGTGCTTAAAAGAGCATCCTTCGCACTTAAGCCGTAGTCCTCTGGCTTTTTAGGTCTTAAAAGCGGGTGAGGTCTTGCCACTATCACATTAGGTTCGTGATGGGTGGAGTCTATGGGCTCTCTGTAAACGGGGAGGTTTTCTCCAGCATCCATAAACTCCGGCTCTTCCCTGTAAAACTCAAGCCTTCCACTTTTGGTGTACCAAGGCATGCCTTCCTTTGTCTGGTCCTCTCCCACATACTTGGGATAGCTTCTGGTCATTATCAGGGACGGTATACCTTCGTGAGCCTTTTTGGCTATCTCCTCAAGCCTGTAGCCTCTCAGGTTGGAGGAAGCATTTATGACCCTCTGCACATAAACCACATCTTGCTTACCTTCCAGCACAAACTTCCAGTAATTTCTGAATCTTTCATCTCCCGTTAGCTCACTGAGCCTGTTTGCTACGATGGCAAAGGCTTCCGCATCGTTCTTAGTATCAAAAAACCTTCTGTGCCCGGTTTTGGGCCACACGTAAACGAAGGGGTTTGTAACAGAGCCGGCTATGTCCCAGTACTTGTTTTCGTTCCACGCATCCACACCGAGAACTATGTCCGAATACTCGCAGGTCATGGACCACCACCACTCGTTGGTTACTATGCACTCTATCTTGGGAAGGGTGTTCATGATGATGTTATACTGCCATTTGGCGTTTCCGAGTGCAGAATTGGCATCAACGAACCACACAAACTTGGTGGGTGTAGGCATGTGGGTTTTTCCCGTTATCAGATGCTCTCCCATATATTGGGGATGGTCGTCGTGAGAGTAGTAGTGAGCGGACTCGGGTTTCCAATAAAACTTCACTTTAGCAGGCTTTTCAGGGTCAAGCTCTATGTTGAAGGGGTCTTCCGCAAGATACTGGGGCGCACCGTTAAAGAGGGCGAGCCTAAAGTTGCCTGCATAAGAACCTATGTTTCCGGTAGCATGCCCTATGTTGTCCGTAAGAGCGCATATCATATACATGGCTCTGTCTTTCAGGTCCGCGTGCTGGTACTGGTTCACCCCCATACCCTGCGCAAGCTTCATGTTTCTCGGATGGGAAGCTATCTCCCTGGCAAGCTTCTCTATCTTCTTTGCTGGAACACCTGTTATGACCTCCGCCTGTTTGGGTGTGTAGCTCTTTTCAAAGAACTCAAGGTAAACTTGAAAGAGGGGCTTTACCTCCACCTCTTTGCCTTCAACGGTCTTTACCCTGTATGTGCCGTAAAGAGCCGGGTCTATGCCGAGCTTCCAGAAATCTTCTCCCACATGGTCTCTGGTTATCACCTTGGGTGAGTTGCTCTTAGTGTCCCATACCACGAAGTCATCCATGTCTCCCTTCCTTATGGGTTCCGGTATGTACTGTTTGTCCTGCTTGTAGAAGGGTGGGAGTGTCTCTCCGGGCTTAAAGACTACCGCCTTTTGCAAGGGTTGAGGCTGGTAGTTGGGTATTATATCCCTCGCTCTCAGTACCTTTCCGTTGTCCATCCTGACAAGCAGGGGCATGTCGGTAAAGCTCTTTACGAACCGCTCCTGATAGAGTTTCTCCTTCATTATTACATAAGCTATAGAAAGGGCTAAAGCCGTATCCGTTCCAGTCCTTACCACTATAAGCTCGTCGGAGGCTCTCGCGGTAGGCGAGTAGTCGTTGGATATGACTATCACCTTTGAGCCTTTTATCCTTGCTTCTGTGAGCCAGTGGCAGTCTGGCATCTTGGTGGTGAAGGGATTCATACCCCAGAGGATTATTAATTTGGAATGCTCCCACATGCAGAGATCAAACTCCACATTCTGCTGACCAGAGACCATAGGATGTCCTGGTGCAAGGTCCGTGTGGAAGGCGTAGTTGTCCCATCCTCTTCCGCCAAGGGCTTTGTCAGGTCCCACACCCCTTATATGGCTATCAAGTAATGCCATCATGTTGGCAAATCTGTATGGTGATGTGTATCTTACAACCGCAAGGAAAGGCATACTACCTCTGAACTTTAACACCCTCGTTCCCGCACCTTCCATTGCATCAAGCATAGGCTTTGGATAGTGTCCCTGGGCTTCAAGCCTCTTCCTTCCCTCTTCTCCGCTGTAAGTGGTAGCTATGTTTATCAGAGTCTTGGCTATTATATCCGCCACCTCGTCCCATGTAACCTTTATGAACTTGTCTTTCCCCCTCTGGAAGTACTTTTCCAGAGGTTTGCCAGTAATGGGATCACGAGGAAAGCCTGCTTTGTACCACTCGTAAAATCCCCTCCTGACCATGGGACCCTTCACCCTCCTGTCTCCGTAAAACCTCCTCATAAGAGCAAGACCTTTATTGCAA
The DNA window shown above is from Hydrogenobacter thermophilus TK-6 and carries:
- a CDS encoding CDP-alcohol phosphatidyltransferase family protein; translation: MSYLVRELKPHFERNIQPLLTLLSKAHVDPNVITLLGLVFVIVGSFFLYMHTYFWSFVFLALGGFADAIDGALARKNGSKNEFGAFLDSLTDRFSDAFPLIAISLSSEKLFSFISLLALVFSFGVSYARARAEGLGHELKVGLFERPERWITLLLGILIGAIELALMVILLGSFITLIQRVYAFKNRTSR
- the narH gene encoding dissimilatory nitrate reductase subunit NarG; translation: MAKAFNWQLSKEVSYPYEPKRPKKQFAVVMDLNKCIACQTCTIACKTTWTSGRGQEYMLWNNVETKPWGFYPLGWDAKLLELLEGDKKTVFDAPEGERVLGWKPEDMDWMYPNIGEDEVNEPVDIGTVLENFPHPIWMFYLPRICNHCTYPACVAACPRQAIYKREEDGIVLIDPERCEGYQECVKACPYKKTMFNFVARISQKCIGCFPRVEEGLQPQCVITCIGKIRLMGFISPPEKARPENPIDFLVHIKKVALPIYPQTGLEPNVYYIPPINVPIRFLKQMFGPGAEHAVKTYMAMREGKEPELQALLHLFGSTPRIPYSFAVGPNEVIAFDEKGREIVRVPLVEPLQYRPHKDPRLDVVRQDIP
- a CDS encoding ethylbenzene dehydrogenase-related protein translates to MRTLKILLLNVMLLGFALAQELVSKKVQEVPLDPFSKVWDTAQAIEVPLSGQAVTTPMELKPSVTKITVKSVNDGKYIAFLLVWEDKTKDSFHLVGRFSDAVAVQIPYKPTTDVPITMGDKDHRVLILHWTAARQENIDHGYSDVVKVYPNFVYDWYPHAIPPYIYPKDWANQYALNYIGGEKVFRKNTLKTPVREVVAEGFGSSTWKDIQGAEGKGVYKDGKWYVVIKRAFVEESTSNPDWGPGKETYVTFAVWDGSNGEVGARKSLSYSWIPLKIEGK
- a CDS encoding TorD/DmsD family molecular chaperone; the encoded protein is MDIYRMYIYTFLSVAFSYPYEEALKEVEEGLDDLSLSLKALGIDFDVDLLRKALKGAKERLLNLQGEWNALFSTSLKAPANETAYELEKAGRKAAELADIEGFYKAFGLEVKASVEPDSLVAELEFMAYLVKKKVYLKEKGDAEALSIVSKAITSFFRDHLGRWYRIFTDLLKQQTEEEYYKLLGELLRSFLDKEREGVDGIVDVETYRKETLEGVTWKCGF
- the pstB gene encoding phosphate ABC transporter ATP-binding protein PstB, whose translation is MVEVQTALKKRMEVANLNFYYGDHHALKSINMPIYDRKVTALIGPSGCGKTTLLRCFNRMHDLYPGNRYEGDILLDGKSIFDKDVDLIDLRSKVGMVFQKPTPFPMSIFDNIAFGLRLKGIKGSELKDRVEKALKDAALWDEVKDRLKESAFSLSGGQQQRLCIARAIAVEPEVLLFDEPTSALDPISTAKIEELIVELKKSITIVIVTHNMQQAARISDYTGFMYLGELVEFNYTEKIFTKPDNKLTEDYITGRFG
- the narG gene encoding dissimilatory nitrate reductase subunit NarH — its product is MSDLTRRDLLKMGGLSLTAMLSPSFAFRVMEPVVRVENPLAYYPNRDWERFYRDIFKSEATFTFLCAPNDTHNCLLTAHVKNGVITRIEPTYKFGEATDIYGLKASHRWDPRCCNKGLALMRRFYGDRRVKGPMVRRGFYEWYKAGFPRDPITGKPLEKYFQRGKDKFIKVTWDEVADIIAKTLINIATTYSGEEGRKRLEAQGHYPKPMLDAMEGAGTRVLKFRGSMPFLAVVRYTSPYRFANMMALLDSHIRGVGPDKALGGRGWDNYAFHTDLAPGHPMVSGQQNVEFDLCMWEHSKLIILWGMNPFTTKMPDCHWLTEARIKGSKVIVISNDYSPTARASDELIVVRTGTDTALALSIAYVIMKEKLYQERFVKSFTDMPLLVRMDNGKVLRARDIIPNYQPQPLQKAVVFKPGETLPPFYKQDKQYIPEPIRKGDMDDFVVWDTKSNSPKVITRDHVGEDFWKLGIDPALYGTYRVKTVEGKEVEVKPLFQVYLEFFEKSYTPKQAEVITGVPAKKIEKLAREIASHPRNMKLAQGMGVNQYQHADLKDRAMYMICALTDNIGHATGNIGSYAGNFRLALFNGAPQYLAEDPFNIELDPEKPAKVKFYWKPESAHYYSHDDHPQYMGEHLITGKTHMPTPTKFVWFVDANSALGNAKWQYNIIMNTLPKIECIVTNEWWWSMTCEYSDIVLGVDAWNENKYWDIAGSVTNPFVYVWPKTGHRRFFDTKNDAEAFAIVANRLSELTGDERFRNYWKFVLEGKQDVVYVQRVINASSNLRGYRLEEIAKKAHEGIPSLIMTRSYPKYVGEDQTKEGMPWYTKSGRLEFYREEPEFMDAGENLPVYREPIDSTHHEPNVIVARPHPLLRPKKPEDYGLSAKDALLSTEWRQARNVLVSPEKLPNTKHPLMVTVGATHIVHTPKYRHSAHTTTGDTDIIVLLFGPFGDIYRHDKRMPFVSEAYIDINPKDLKKMGIQDGDYVWVDADPQDRPFAGWQKRPEDYEVGRLLLRARASNNTPPGCAKIWFNMYGSSHGSVRGTKENPNGLAKNPNTGYQSLYRRGSHQSITRGWFKPTYQTDTLVRKNLMGQIIGKGFELDVHGLIGAPREGFCKIAKAEDGGIGGKGVWRPVRLGYRPMTANEMLKKYLKGEYVK